In Cololabis saira isolate AMF1-May2022 chromosome 1, fColSai1.1, whole genome shotgun sequence, the following proteins share a genomic window:
- the LOC133442222 gene encoding uncharacterized protein LOC133442222, with amino-acid sequence MTSHHIFLLVYLLGALLGCSGAQSRNTACATKETCGLEQDPSNHFLQCVGLHSTDTGRDHMHRLKGMLEATMDLYSFMRSSMKGVPLLSLEGALELKPGADPLQNEALVQMWLEVKMKPLLKSITKHFLSCLSTKNFSCSTYHTMVEELSHHYSEMDPVRQKWIYMFFMYPFLSGELVAGCVNPDESSKDWLIKNFGAFRAMARMKDFSSLNLVFSGLEVLHLLTPAQKAELLMSPGVESLDNGTLSLVFHSLLTGGSGPPPTASPGVSHSWTSPGYSPALPSRPAQPSYNSYLPPLQNSFRELMEDFVVAFQPVGSFAHNFVSFTRQRNVSEIRGATLTQFLLNWTLAEVADMYQPKDTSVVPEPPEFDVTNAEDWYQQVVMPLLLRFFPNNEILMHENITLAFHQLFFLDHDMDAGNESSEVQDVCSITLDKAPCGLTNVVENVAHVLHCAARTNLTMTETTVMKLIEELAERLNSLVRELSTANFTELASDFKEIFGEGESPSLTQEHLDDPDFIKLWFRVKLLPLMPDVHPDLLSCLSTKNFSCPVYQTLVAEMGKHMSVIDADPVFSHNIYKHFIYSFLLHHNTSDARCVFPANDSAEWVKTNFGFFSSFASIIDFYRLNPYFSGLDTLHVLSPKQLAEMLLLPLPTPPEKDVVIRRVVNFLVEAPEVRKFPEVLHFVVELAEEVNPPCGVYREIFEQLYRNIPSLSPNMEAVVWARIDDLINIAPDECVPANITCPEIQINRTNICRDVDSSDLQSYMNMSMNVACNFTLEQYACAQLENVTASQLAALLRCDLPGNSSHSRMLWKTLLTKHSYVLDPALDMLANMSVGMVSPSAQTILDVIGEMRVSLLTDEQLTDSRVIKLWFSGRLSGFLPAASGRFLHCLSSKNLSCQSFHQILQVFKHQFEDMAFQQQHVVLRDFILRFLKKNQSDPGCQSASNNSVSWLMDNLGPFSKFFSLKEILLLNPSFNPVEALRFLSPNQSAELLVLMHPALPSKEVLINMLFDYLTESPKEKKFTEFLSHLVIVLEKGNLSCSAFKTLFTRLDLAAVEVSLDIASSIMYTKMALSKHIPPGCSIYNGQCDVIMTNETDICHGVNSTELQHHLDSGSMSGRSCDFAVEEFACASLSALTPQGLAEMLKCNRSSTSSGSTPVWKLLLSKASLVLDGALDLLANSTLDPRSPSVSMVLDALREIRLDIISANLNEPAIIQLWFIHRLRPFLPAVSSSFLSCLSSQDLNCSTYQHLVQVFSHVQPQMSLATQMSVNTHFIKVFLSRNNTADPTCSLHINHTGQWLQKNLGGFSVLLSFQELVELYSNFSAMEALPQLNIRQLAEVSATPGQLTSPDQVTMVMKHVPDQHFSSFFDDFSAAVSGHENTIPSVVRSAMLEAVFDRGNLSHQSVDDSVVLQWLQSRLRPLYSDLSPDHVAPFFRILAGRNCSVEQQGVDNLNLTISTLGENTQKEIHNHIIQALKGPPPLRCYGDNYNHSFYRFLERSFVGFQFPNLTAFMSLVPHDSMDKIINSMPLSDLGDFLRRPDVVDNETQLCELYNNYIQTPAFLEAESLPDVVKRPTLVCVWPRALSSSSRLEVNAWFDRRLHNYLSFLTKSLISPDVTHNASCVAFQKLVLVLGDYNYTVADFRRQDVFDTVKDYLRAETPRCYNSSDPELNSTAWFVEYIGPFMPFLTLEDLQTFGSEQVLQVFTVNPLNIALLNHSVLPLNLTNYYTQLIYQQDANFNPLLLPLLCRCVVPGQAFTQLSANESQIVLQNLTIVCTDLDPQISAALAANFGDDIDATTITALGNESNSMSVGQIKNIRPQDVFLALATLSSVTGWSEGQAKAIILSLMSSGMMKINSSESLFTLGSLIVGLPSYVFQSVSASQLLIASRDTSIITHMGSASQVIQRTFVTQIISLNTNSETIIQNVPDDFAINIPRVHLQSFSSSSTVITQLNRKKWKRQQVELFFNLIATESATTQLGSPNDLSSSVLQGFSCTSVRLIKRVQIKRLIKACRRKRRNKVKLVETQLTCMYNYIKVESDASNFTLYPPDILLYYNYALVPQASCRSYFEQLGDADFFLFSSALRYKRIALFDNAKSCLGITNTSLTEDNVSVLGNMCCVLDGSYIQNSDPSILEKLQSCQDLTEAQAAAVEALLTSGNTKYGEPSSWTGETLTDLGILPLYMPSTFYDHFDKRTKRSFLRYFIRVLRSNGVGRRKKRNLRRAIRASIRKKSKRSTVTECTVGMISSVTISDETFPFDYDDVNQFNCCLQATTVSQNLDAITQKVDEEEYLEIVLSKLREAYNSTIPEDQVQLLSAASRVATVEDINLWNITQIDTLAALMDSSNGEWDPNLAKAIITKYLSVEGNQLGSAELNAIEGPNLCSLDVNVVRLISQQSLKDADALNVSSCTSEKLRELFNIAIVAFGSTARSTVSPTSYQLIHPYIGGATTSYIRSLTASNVSMDLSTFTSLNETVVLNLSVSEVGDLLGSNLPELKSYENQTLVQSWIRSQYQSQLDTLGVGLVGGRADPVSSNATTTPTTTPTTTPTTTSTTTCNSGKS; translated from the exons GTTGTTCAGGAGCACAAAG CAGAAATACAGCATGTGCTACAAAAGAAACTTGTGGTCTG GAGCAAGACCCATCAAACCACTTCCTGCAGTGCGTGGGGCTGCACTCAACAGACACAGGGAGAGATCACATGCACAGGCTGAAAGGAATGCTTGAAGCCACCATGGACCTGTACTCCTTCATG AGATCCAGCATGAAGGGTGTGCCACTTCTGAGCCTGGAGGGAGCACTGGAATTAAAACCCGGAGCAGATCCTCTGCAGAATGAAGCACTGGTCCAGATGTGGCTGGAGGTCAAAATGAAACCGCTGCTGAAATCAATAACCAAGCATTTCCTGTCCTGCCTCAGCACCAAAAACTTCAGCTGCTCTACCTACCACACCAT ggtggaggagctcaGCCACCATTACTCTGAGATGGATCCAGTCAGACAAAAATGGATCTACATGTTTTTCATGTATCCCTTCCTGTCTGGAGAGTTGGTTGCTG GTTGTGTGAACCCAGACGAAAGCAGCAAGGATTGGCTGATCAAGAACTTTGGGGCCTTCAGAGCCATGGCCCGAATGAAGGACTTCTCATCCCTCAACCTGGTCTTCAGCGGA TTGGAGGTTCTTCACCTTCTGACTCCAGCACAAAAGGCAGAGCTGCTCATGAGCCCTGGAGTGGAGAGTTTGGACAATGGCACCTTATCCCTGGTCTTCCACAGTTTGTTGACAGGGGGCTCTGGACCGCCGCCCACTGCCAGCCCAGGAGTCAGCCACAGCTGGACAAGCCCCGGATACTCACCCGCGCTACCCTCCCGTCCTGCCCAGCCTTCATACAACTCATACTTACCACCTTTACAGAACAGCTTCAGAGAG CTCATGGAAGATTTCGTGGTAGCTTTCCAACCCGTGGGAAGCTTTGCTCACAACTTTGTTTCCTTCACACGTCAG AGGAATGTGTCGGAAATAAGAGGCGCCACCTTGACTCAGTTCCTGCTCAACTGGACTCTGGCTGAAGTGGCAGACATGTACCAACCAAAGGACACATCCGTGGTTCCAGAGCCGCCAGAGTTTGACGTGACGAATGCTGAAGACTGGTACCAGCAGGTTGTGATGCCGTTGCTGCTGAGGTTTTTCCCAAATAACGAAATCCTCATGCATGAAAACATCACGCTTGCTTTTCACCAGCTGTT CTTTTTGGATCATGATATGGATGCTGGTAACGAGTCCTCTGAGGTCCAGGATGTCTGCAGCATCACCCTTGACAAGGCCCCTTGTGGG TTGACAAACGTGGTGGAAAATGTGGCCCATGTTTTACATTGCGCCGCCCGTACCAACCTGACGATGACTGAGACGACCGTCATGAAACTGATAGAAGAGCTGGCCGAGCGCCTGAACTCCCTGGTCAGAGAGCTGTCCACAGCA AACTTCACAGAGTTGGCGTCCGACTTTAAGGAGATATTTGGGGAAGGAGAGTCTCCGTCCTTGACTCAGGAACACCTGGACGACCCGGACTTCATTAAGCTTTGGttccgggtcaagctgctgcctCTCATGCCGGATGTGCATCCAGACCTCCTCTCCTGCCTGAGCACCAAGAACTTCTCCTGTCCTGTTTACCAAACCCT CGTGGCAGAAATGGGCAAACATATGAGCGTTATAGATGCTGATCCAGTGTTCAGCCACAACATCTACAAACACTTCATCTACTCTTTCCTGCTGCACCACAACACTTCTG ATGCGAGGTGTGTCTTTCCAGCCAATGACAGTGCAGAATGGGTGAAAACCAACTTTGGTTTCTTTTCAAGCTTTGCCTCCATCATTGACTTCTACAGACTCAACCCTTATTTCTCTGGA TTGGACACACTTCATGTCCTGTCGCCAAAGCAGTTAGCAGAGATGCTGCTGTTGCCTCTGCCAACGCCTCCAGAAAAAGATGTGGTTATCCGCCGCGTAGTTAACTTCCTGGTGGAGGCGCCCGAAGTCAGGAAATTCCCAGAGGTTTTGCACTTTGTGGTCGAACTTGCTGAagag GTTAATCCTCCATGCGGTGTCTACAGAGAAAT ttTTGAACAGTTGTACCGAAACATACCGTCTCTGTCGCCAAACATGGAAGCAGTCGTCTGGGCTCGCATAGATGATCTGATAAACATAGCACCAGATG AGTGTGTGCCAGCGAACATCACG TGCCCAGAAATCCAAATAAACA GAACTAACATCTGCAGGGATGTCGACAG CTCTGATCTCCAGTCTTACATGAACATGTCTATGAATGTTGCCTGCAATTTTACCTTGGAGCAATATGCTTGCGCACAG CTGGAGAACGTCACAGCCAGTCAGCTGGCTGCTCTCTTGAGATGTGATCTGCCTGGAAACAGCAGCCACTCTAGGATGTTGTGGAAGACGCTGCTCACTAAACACTCCTACGTTTTGGATCCGGCATTGGACATGTTGGCTAACATG TCTGTGGGCATGGTTAGTCCATCAGCCCAGACAATTTTGGATGTGATCGGGGAGATGAGGGTGTCGCTGCTGACTGATGAACAGTTGACGGACAGCAGGGTAATCAAGCTGTGGTTCTCCGGCCGTCTGAGTGGATTCCTGCCCGCTGCATCAGGAAGGTTTCTGCACTGTCTGAGCAGCAAGAACCTCAGCTGTCAGTCTTTCCACCAAAT ACTGCAGGTGTTTAAGCATCAGTTTGAGGACATGGCTTTTCAACAACAGCATGTAGTCTTACGTGATTTCATCCTCCGTTTCCTTAAGAAAAATCAATCAG ATCCAGGATGTCAGTCTGCTTCCAACAACAGTGTAAGCTGGCTGATGGACAACCTGGGTCCCTTCTCAAAGTTCTTCTCCCTCAAGGAGATACTCCTACTCAACCCAAGTTTCAATCCT GTGGAGGCTCTAAGGTTCCTGAGTCCAAATCAGAGTGCAGAGCTGCTGGTTCTGATGCATCCTGCCCTTCCAAGCAAAGAGGTCCTTATCAACATGCTCTTTGATTACCTGACTGAGTCGCCCAAAGAGAAGAAATTCACAGAGTTCCTGTCCCACCTTGTCATAGTCCTCGAGAAg GGGAACCTTTCCTGTTCAGCATTCAAAACACT GTTTACCAGACTTGACTTGGCAGCAGTTGAGGTTTCTCTGGATATAGCATCATCCATCATGTACACCAAAATGGCCTTATCCAAGCACATACCACCCG GATGCAGCATCTACAATGGACAG TGCGATGTCATCATGACAAACG agACAGATATCTGTCATGGAGTGAACag CACAGAGCTTCAGCATCACCTGGACAGTGGAAGCATGAGTGGACGTTCCTGTGACTTTGCAGTGGAGGAATTTGCTTGTGCCTcc CTGTCAGCGCTGACGCCACAGGGCCTGGCAGAGATGTTGAAGTGTAATCGCTCCTCCACCTCCAGCGGCTCCACACCCGTCTGGAAACTTCTCCTCTCTAAAGCCTCTCTGGTGCTGGATGGAGCTCTGGATCTTCTGGCCAACTCT ACGCTGGACCCCAGAAGTCCCTCAGTGTCCATGGTTTTGGACGCCTTACGAGAAATCCGATTGGACATAATCAGCGCAAACCTTAATGAGCCCGCCATCATCCAGCTGTGGTTTATCCACCGCCTTCGTCCTTTCTTGCCTGCCGTTTCCTCCAGCTTCCTTTCATGTCTCTCCAGTCAAGATTTGAACTGTAGCACCTATCAGCACCT CGTGCAGGTTTTCAGTCACGTTCAGCCACAAATGAGTCTTGCCACGCAGATGTCTGTGAACACACACTTCATTAAGGTTTTCCTGAGCAGGAACAACACTGCAG ATCCTACCTGCAGCTTACACATCAACCATACTGGCCAGTGGCTGCAGAAGAACCTGGGCGGCTTCTCCGTCCTCTTGTCCTTCCAGGAACTTGTGGAGCTCTACTCCAACTTTTCAGCG ATGGAAGCCCTGCCACAGCTCAACATCAGACAGCTGGCAGAGGTATCTGCCACACCGGGCCAGCTCACATCCCCTGACCAGGTCACCATGGTGATGAAACACGTCCCAGACCAACATTTCTCTTCCTTCTTTGATGACTTCTCAGCTGCTGTGTCG GGTCATGAAAACACGATACCCTCCGTGGTGAGGTCAGCCATGTTGGAAGCGGTCTTTGATCGCGGAAACCTTTCCCATCAGTCAGTGGATGACTCGGTCGTGTTGCAGTGGCTCCAGAGTCGACTGCGTCCCCTGTACAGCGACCTGTCACCTGACCACGTGGCCCCGTTCTTCAGAATACTGGCAGGAAGGAACTGCAGCGTTGAGCAGCAGGG TGTAGACAACCTGAATTTGACTATCTCAACGCTTGGTGAAAACACACAGAAAGAAATCCACAATCATATCATCCAGGCTCTCAAAG GCCCACCACCTCTCCGTTGCTACGGTGacaactacaaccacagtttCTACAGGTTCCTTGAGCGCTCATTCGTTGGATTCCAGTTCCCCAACTTGACCGCCTTCATGTCCCTCGTGCCTCATGACAGTATGGATAAG ATAATAAACTCCATGCCTCTGTCGGATCTTGGGGATTTCTTGCGTCGGCCTGATGTTGTCGACAATGAAACACAGCTCTGTGAACTCTATAACAACTACATCCAGACACCTGCGTTTTTGGAGGCT GAGTCTCTGCCAGATGTGGTGAAGAGGCCCACTCTGGTTTGCGTCTGGCCCCGGGctctcagcagctccagcaggttGGAGGTTAACGCCTGGTTTGACAGAAGACTCCACAACTACTTGAGCTTCCTCACAAAGAGCCTGATCAGCCCAGACGTCACACACAACGCCTCATGCGTGGCCTTCCAGAAGCT GGTGTTGGTTCTTGGGGACTACAACTACACTGTTGCTGACTTCAGGAGGCAAGATGTGTTCGACACCGTAAAAGATTACCTCAGAGCAG AAACACCAAGGTGTTACAACTCCAGCGACCCAGAACTAAACTCTACAGCCTGGTTTGTCGAGTACATCGGCCCCTTCATGCCTTTCCTCACTCTGGAGGATCTTCAGACATTTGGATCTGAACAG gttctccaGGTGTTCACCGTGAACCCTCTGAACATCGCGCTCCTCAATCATTCTGTGTTACCGCTGAACCTCACCAACTACTACACTCAGCTGATATACCAGCAGGACGCCAACTTCAACCCCCTACT TCTCCCTCTGTTGTGTCGGTGTGTCGTCCCCGGTCAGGCATTCACCCAGCTGTCTGCTAATGAAAGTCAAATAGTTCTGCAGAACCTCACCATAGTCTGCACAGACCTCGACCCTCAG atttctgctgctttagcTGCTAACTTTGGTGATGACATTGACGCCACAACTATTACTGCCCTCGGCAACGAAAGCAACAGCATGTCCGTGGGCCAGATCAAGAACATTAGGCCTCAGGACGTGTTTTTAGCTCTTGCCACTCTCAGCTCTGTGACGGGGTGGAGCGAAGGCCAGGCCAAGGCCATCATCCTGTCTCTGATGTCCTCAGGGATGATGAAG ATCAACAGCTCAGAATCACTCTTTACGCTGGGCTCCCTCATCGTGGGTTTACCTTCCTACGTCTTCCAAAGCGTCAGCGCCTCCCAGCTTCTCATCGCATCCAGAGACACGTCAATTATAACGCACATGGGGTCAGCTTCACAGGTTATCCAGCGTACTTTTGTCACTCAG ATCATATCATTGAACACCAACAGTGAGACGATTATACAGAACGTTCCTGATGACTTTGCCATCAATATCCCTCGAGTTCACCTGCAGAGCTTCTCAAGCAGCAGCACCGTCATCACCCAACTCAACCGAAAGAAATGGAAACGCCAGCAG gtTGAGTTGTTCTTCAATCTAATTGCAACAGAAAGTGCCACCACTCAGCTGGGAAGTCCAAATGA tTTGTCCTCCTCTGTGCTGCAAGGGTTCTCATGCACAAGTGTAAGACTGATCAAAAGGGTACAGATCAAGAGACTGATCAAGGCTTGCAGGAGGAAACGCAGAAACAAGGTCAAACTGGTGGAGACTCAG CTGACCTGCATGTACAACTATATCAAAGTAGAATCAGATGCCTCCAACTTCACCCTCTACCCTCCAGATATTCTTCTGTACTACAA TTACGCACTGGTGCCACAGGCCAGCTGCAGGTCCTACTTTGAACAACTGGGCGATGCAGACTTCTTTTTGTTCTCCTCAGCCCTCCGCTACAAACGGATTGCTCTGTTTGATAATGCCAAGAGCTGCCTG GGCATAACAAACACAAGCTTGACTGAGGACAATGTCTCGGTTTTGGGAAACATGTGTTGCGTGTTGGATGGATCCTACATCCAGAACTCTGATCCTTCCATCTTGGAAAAACTGCAGAGCTGCCAAGATCTTACagaagctcaagcagctgcagttGAAGCTCTTCTGACGAGCGGGAACACGAAATACGG AGAGCCCTCATCATGGACTGGAGAAACTCTGACGGACCTTGGCATCTTACCATTGTATATGCCCTCAACCTTCTATGATCATTTTGACAAA CGAACGAAGCGCAGTTTCCTTAGGTACTTCATAAGAGTTCTCCGGAGCAACGGAGTGGGCAGACGAAAGAAGAGGAACCTGAGGAGAGCAATAAGAGCGTCCATCAGAAAGAAGTCAAAGCGATCCACAG TCACAGAGTGCACAGTAGGAATGATCAGCTCGGTGACCATCAGCGATGAAACCTTCCCCTTTGACTATGACGATGTAAACCAGTTCAACTGCTGCCTCCAAGCCACGACTGTCAGTCAAAACCTGGACGCCATCACTCAGAAGGTGGATGAGGAGGAATACCTCGAGATTGTTCTCAGCAAGTTACGAGAG GCTTACAATTCAACGATCCCAGAGGATCAGGTTCAGTTGTTAAGTGCAGCTTCCCGTGTTGCCACTGTTGAAGACATCAACTTGTGGAATATCACTCAAATCGACACGCTTGCTGCTTTGATGGATTCGTCTAACGGGGAGTGGGACCCAAACTTG GCTAAAGCCATCATCACCAAGTATCTGAGTGTTGAAGGAAACCAACTTGGCAGCGCAGAGCTCAACGCCATCGAAGGACCCAACCTGTGCTCCCTGGATGTGAATGTTGTGAGACTCATTTCTCAACAAAGCCTCAA AGACGCCGATGCCTTGAACGTGTCCAGCTGCACCAGCGAGAAGCTGAGAGAGTTGTTCAACATTGCCATTGTGGCATTTGGCAGCACAGCTCGCTCAACTGTCTCTCCTACATCTTACCAGCtcattcatccatacattg GAGGTGCAACTACTTCTTATATCCGCAGTCTCACAGCCTCCAACGTGAGCATGGATCTGTCCACCTTCACCAGTCTGAACGAGACCGTTGTGCTG AACCTGTCTGTCAGTGAAGTTGGAGATCTTCTTGGCAGCAACCTGCCAGAGCTGAAGTCGTACGAAAACCAAACCCTGGTGCAGAGTTGGATCCGCAGCCAATATCAGTCCCAGCTTGACACACTGGGAGTGGGCCTGGTGGGAGGCAGGGCTGACCCAGTCTCCAGCAACGCCACGACAACACCCACCACAACACCCACCACAACACCCACCACCACATCCACCACAACATGCAACTCAGGTAAGTCTTGA
- the txndc11 gene encoding thioredoxin domain-containing protein 11, producing the protein MLRRARRSLRQVLLVMARRPELLCGALGLGVLLLLALRLTCGRAKDVVAAAQPPVRFFSADAPIVDLYLGQLDQVERLRSMAEVSLIFFYAPWCAHSMAARQEVHQVATKLAKQVQFVAVNCWWSQGKCRRQNRLYQYPVIHLFYRRFGPIEYRGPFVAPYVESFVLRVITPLTYLPSRIHLEEFLSCHEPRVVGFFQFNSSPQPPGYITYLSSALQALRRDFHGVVRFGIVTSKHVAEAIAVQEDETVYLHRRFNSSVVFPRKKRNFTSEAICSWVFEHQETVLRWLHPPGTKSRLLERELTKGPALLLFLPHNPLGSEPSPVLQQVADIAVRYHSCDHSRWDKSSTSLPPCCQSVVLPDSSTNVCEVCLSLSWPSLPTASHHCLFPSVTQGADVLHTYLRNCCLHQLPSSITMKTATSVSCTNFLNSYSPFSQFSACCRKIERQLNESQAKEEPDVQRAHLTPPSSFIPPTSNPQLNRDGITGLRCQTNRTLRFYVLDVALNWPLAVRLGASSNRSAFQHPEASSQGDGSFAAIVNLKDEVHYVLQRSPAATLTESLEAFIRNFSSPYSFLQRHLVGEEDRKGSEEDARHPDKHQHSPPRVLITELTTSSFLSSVMDLHKDVLLFYYTQWCGFCSVLNHVIVQLARLLQGNSTITVARVNVARNDLPWEFMVDHVPSILLFPKYRKHLSVKYPDHLPITLPNLLQFLLQHSGSDQNTDQPSAEAPESGASAILHKEFLTLQREVQSLHHARERLSQQLAQLWRDNRQLKFGVRSSEERLEAQHREKSRQLREAVRRLQELADTSETLLNENTLLRVLLRALKDRTEAKEHGEVDRKHTEKRTETEEQKRSHLAS; encoded by the exons TGATGCACCAATAGTGGATCTCTACTTGGGTCAACTAGATCAG GTAGAGCGTCTCAGGAGCATGGCCGAggtgtctcttattttcttctatgCTCCGTGGTGCGCTCACTCTATGGCTGCCCGGCAGGAAGTGCATCAGGTTGCTACGAAGCTAGCCAAACAG gtgCAGTTTGTGGCTGTGAACTGCTGGTGGAGTCAGGGTAAATGCAGGAGACAAAACCGCCTCTACCAGTACCCCGTCATCCATCTGTTTTACAGGAG gTTTGGACCAATAGAATACAGAGGTCCATTTGTAGCTCCGTATGTGGAAAGTTTTGTCCTCAGAGTCATCACACCACTGACGTACCTCCCGTCAAGAATACACCTTGAGGAGTTCCTCTCCTGTCATGAG CCTCGTGTCGTGGGTTTCTTCCAGTTTAACTCCTCTCCACAGCCACCAGGGTACATCACATATCTGTCCTCTGCCTTGCAGGCCTTAAGAAGGG ATTTCCACGGTGTTGTGCGCTTTGGAATCGTGACCAGCAAGCATGTGGCGGAGGCCATCGCAGTTCAAGAGGATGAGACTGTTTACCTGCACAGAAGATTTAACTCCTCTGTG GTTTTCCCTCGAAAGAAGCGTAACTTTACCTCAGAGGCCATCTGTAGCTGGGTGTTCGAACACCAAGAGACCGTCCTGCGCTGGCTGCACCCCCCAGGAACAAAGTCCCGTTTATTGGAGCGAGAGCTGACAAAAGGCCCAGCGCTGCTGCTGTTCCTGCCACACAACCCACTGGGATCTGAACCAAGTCCCGTACTCCAGCAG GTTGCTGATATTGCTGTGCGGTATCATTCCTGTGACCATTCCAGATGGGATAAGAGCTCCACCTCCCTCCCCCCCTGCTGCCAGTCAGTTGTTCTCCCAGATTCAAGCACGAATGTGTGCGAGGTTTGCCTCAGCTTGTCGTGGCCGAGCCTCCCCACCGCCTCCCATCACTGCTTGTTCCCTTCTGTGACACAGGGGGCAGACGTTTTGCACACGTATCTCAGAAACTGTTGTCTCCACCAACTACCTTCTTCCATCACCATGAAAACTGCAACCTCAGTGAGCTGCACCAATTTTCTGAACAGCTACAGTCCTTTTAGTCAATTCAGTGCCTGCTGCAGAAAAATAGAACGTCAGCTTAACGAATCACAAGCCAAAGAGGAGCCAGACGTTCAAAGAGCTCACCTCACACCTCCTTCCTCCTTCATCCCTCCAACCTCTAACCCTCAGCTGAACAGAGACGGCATCACAGGGCTAAGGTGTCAAACCAACAGGACACTCAGGTTTTATGTGCTGGATGTTGCTCTCAACTGGCCTTTGGCTGTGAGACTTGGAGCATCAAGCAACAGAAGTGCTTTCCAGCACCCAGAGGCTTCTTCACAAGGCGACGGGTCCTTCGCAGCTATCGTGAACCTAAAGGATGAGGTTCATTATGTTCTCCAGCGCAGCCCAGCAGCCACACTGACAGAGTCTCTGG AGGCCTTCATCAGGAACTTCAGTTCTCCGTACAGCTTCTTGCAGAGACACTTGGTTGGAGAGGAGGACAGGAAGGGAAGTGAAGAGGATGCCAGGCATCCAGACAAACACCAGCACTCTCCTCCACGCGTCCTCATCACAGAGCTGACTACttcctctttcctgtcctctGTCATGGACCTTCACAAG GACGTGCTGCTATTTTACTACACTCAGTGGTGTGGGTTCTGCTCTGTTCTGAACCACGTTATCGTTCAGCTGGCAAGATTATTGCAGGGAAACAGCACCATCACCGTAGCCAG GGTGAATGTGGCCCGTAATGACCTTCCGTGGGAGTTCATGGTGGATCATGTTCCTTCAATACTTCTGTTTCCCAAATACAG AAAACATCTTAGCGTGAAGTATCCTGACCACCTCCCGATCACGCTGCCCAACCTCCTCCAGTTCCTCCTGCAGCACTCTGGCTCTGACCAAAACACAGACCAACCATCTGCTGAAGCTCCGGAGTCGGGTGCCAGTGCCATCCTCCACAAAGAATTTCTGACTCTCCAGCGGGAAGTACAGTCGCTGCATCACGCCCGCGAGCGTCTCTCCCAACAGCTGGCGCAACTCTGGCGTGACAACCGACAGCTAAAGTTTGGGGTTCGCAGCAGTGAAGAACGGTTGGAAGCGCAGCACCGGGAGAAAAGCCGGCAGCTCAGGGAGGCGGTGAGGCGACTGCAGGAGCTAGCAGACACCTCTGAAACCCTGCTAAATGAAAACACGCTGCTCAGGGTCCTGCTGAGGGCGCTGAAGGACAGGACAGAGGCTAAAGAGCACGGTGAGGTGGACAGAAAACACACAGAGAAAAGAACAGAAACAGAAGAACAGAAAAGAAGCCATCTAGCCTCCTGA
- the LOC133442230 gene encoding lipopolysaccharide-induced tumor necrosis factor-alpha factor homolog → MSNIQVPVAMIGPLGDNPVQIACPKCHQTILSKVDYSSGVLTYLFCGGLFLCGFVLGCCLIPFCVNRLKDARHTCPTCKSILGVYKRL, encoded by the exons ATGTCAAATATACAGGTGCCTGTTG CAATGATTGGGCCATTGGGAGACAATCCAGTTCAGATTGCGTGTCCCAAGTGCCATCAGACCATCCTCTCCAAGGTGGACTACTCCTCTGGTGTACTCACCTACCTGTTCTGTGGAGGACTCTTCCTCTGTGG CTTTGTTTTAGGATGCTGCCTCATCCCATTCTGTGTCAACCGCTTGAAAGACGCGAGGCACACCTGCCCCACCTGCAAATCCATACTTGGAGTGTATAAACGCCTATAA